From Bacillus sp. FSL K6-3431, the proteins below share one genomic window:
- the mnmH gene encoding tRNA 2-selenouridine(34) synthase MnmH, with product MFSSVTIEHLVALENKNKMTIIDVRSPSEYANSTIPGSINIPIFDDKERAEIGTLYKQVSSDVAQERGLEIVSAKLPAFVKQFKEIEGEKTVFCWRGGMRSKTTATVLDLMNIHVNRLDGGVRAYRKWVVDRLTNLNFTPKVYVLNGYTGTGKTLILRRLEEEGYPVLDLEKMANHRGSIFGQIGLEPHNQKTFDSLLVEQLQQLQHSPYVLFEGESKRIGKVVLPPLFNELKEEGFQLIIQMPIEERTRHILEDYCPWDHHEACMEAFRKIKLRIHTPIAAQIEESLRSKEYALAVNLLLEHYYDPRYEHTAEKYLENQKMNLQVENVEEAIQAIKEVISQSPENVNNLRKIRS from the coding sequence TTGTTTAGCTCTGTAACCATTGAACATTTAGTAGCATTGGAAAACAAAAATAAAATGACTATCATTGATGTAAGGTCGCCGTCAGAATATGCGAATTCCACGATTCCAGGTAGCATTAATATTCCTATCTTTGATGATAAAGAACGGGCAGAAATTGGAACTTTATATAAACAAGTCAGTTCTGATGTAGCCCAAGAGCGTGGGCTTGAAATTGTTTCTGCCAAGCTTCCTGCTTTCGTTAAGCAATTTAAAGAAATTGAAGGAGAAAAGACCGTCTTTTGCTGGCGGGGAGGAATGCGGAGCAAGACGACTGCCACCGTGCTGGATTTAATGAATATCCATGTAAATCGCTTAGATGGTGGTGTAAGAGCATACCGGAAATGGGTCGTGGATAGGCTAACCAATCTGAATTTTACACCAAAGGTATATGTTCTTAACGGATATACAGGAACTGGAAAAACACTCATCTTGAGAAGGCTGGAGGAAGAAGGCTATCCCGTGTTGGATTTGGAGAAAATGGCCAACCATAGGGGGTCGATCTTTGGACAAATTGGCCTTGAACCGCATAACCAAAAAACATTCGATTCACTTTTAGTCGAACAGTTGCAGCAATTACAGCATTCACCTTATGTTTTGTTTGAAGGAGAGAGCAAAAGAATCGGTAAAGTGGTATTGCCTCCCTTGTTTAATGAGTTAAAGGAGGAAGGGTTCCAACTCATTATTCAAATGCCAATCGAAGAAAGAACACGCCATATTTTAGAGGATTATTGTCCTTGGGATCATCATGAAGCATGCATGGAGGCGTTCCGAAAAATAAAGCTTCGTATTCATACGCCAATTGCAGCACAAATTGAGGAGTCATTGCGATCAAAAGAATATGCTTTAGCAGTTAACTTGCTTCTTGAACACTATTATGATCCGCGTTATGAACATACTGCAGAAAAGTATTTAGAGAATCAAAAAATGAATTTGCAAGTTGAAAATGTAGAAGAAGCTATTCAAGCGATAAAAGAAGTCATTAGTCAGAGTCCTGAAAATGTAAATAATCTTAGAAAAATAAGGTCGTAA
- the murB gene encoding UDP-N-acetylmuramate dehydrogenase has translation MKEKLLDLFPDFLFKFDEPLEHYTYTKLGGNAECLFIPKNEQELKDLLTYTHANKVPVFVLGNGSNVIIRDGGMKGLVISTSQLDRIIRDGETIIAESGSKIIDVSFFSAENNLTGLEFACGIPGSTGGAVFMNAGAYGGETKDVLEKVKVMNLKGDSFFMQASELHLEYRHSVIQEKHYIVLEAYFTLQAGNKEDSLAKMNHLNELRKNSQPLEYPSCGSVFKRPPGMFAGKLIQDSDLQGCTIGGAQVSKKHAGFIVNIEQSTATDYISLIKHVQKTVKNEYDVELETEVRIIGEM, from the coding sequence GTGAAAGAAAAATTACTCGATTTGTTTCCAGACTTTTTATTTAAATTTGATGAACCTTTGGAGCACTACACATATACAAAACTAGGTGGAAATGCAGAGTGTCTCTTTATCCCAAAAAATGAACAAGAATTAAAAGATTTATTGACTTATACACATGCGAATAAGGTTCCCGTATTTGTATTAGGTAATGGATCGAATGTAATCATTAGAGATGGTGGGATGAAGGGACTTGTCATATCTACGTCACAATTAGACAGGATCATACGAGATGGGGAAACCATCATTGCTGAAAGTGGCTCGAAAATCATTGATGTATCCTTTTTTTCGGCTGAAAATAATTTAACTGGTCTTGAATTTGCCTGTGGAATCCCCGGCTCCACAGGTGGTGCTGTATTTATGAATGCGGGTGCGTATGGAGGAGAAACGAAAGATGTCTTGGAAAAAGTTAAAGTGATGAATCTTAAAGGTGACAGTTTTTTTATGCAGGCTAGTGAGCTTCACCTAGAATATCGCCATAGTGTAATCCAAGAAAAACATTATATTGTGTTGGAGGCTTATTTTACATTACAAGCAGGGAATAAGGAAGATAGCTTAGCAAAGATGAACCATTTGAATGAGTTAAGAAAAAATTCCCAACCATTAGAATATCCTTCTTGTGGAAGTGTATTTAAACGCCCACCGGGGATGTTTGCAGGTAAGCTAATACAGGACTCAGATTTGCAAGGATGCACAATTGGCGGTGCACAGGTATCTAAGAAACATGCAGGTTTTATTGTGAATATTGAGCAATCAACTGCAACGGATTATATATCATTGATAAAACATGTTCAAAAAACAGTGAAAAATGAATATGATGTTGAGCTTGAAACAGAGGTCCGAATTATCGGAGAAATGTGA
- a CDS encoding DUF1801 domain-containing protein, whose product MYKLKTKVTDSSVTEFIENVESLKKREDAYKLIDIFSKTTGFEAKMWGPSIIGFGSYHYKYESGHEGDAPLVGFSPRKAKISLYFATGDAKREELLKDFGKHTAGKACIYINKVADINVEVLIALINQSITFLNETYPNN is encoded by the coding sequence ATGTATAAATTAAAAACAAAAGTAACGGATAGCAGTGTTACTGAGTTTATTGAAAATGTTGAAAGCCTAAAGAAGCGTGAGGACGCATATAAGTTAATAGATATCTTTTCTAAAACGACAGGATTTGAAGCGAAGATGTGGGGACCGAGTATTATAGGATTTGGTTCATATCATTATAAATATGAATCTGGTCACGAAGGCGATGCACCATTAGTTGGTTTTTCTCCGCGAAAGGCCAAAATCAGTTTGTACTTTGCGACAGGGGACGCGAAACGTGAAGAATTATTAAAGGACTTTGGAAAACATACAGCTGGAAAGGCGTGTATCTACATCAATAAAGTGGCTGATATTAATGTAGAGGTTTTAATAGCCCTAATTAACCAATCTATAACGTTTTTAAATGAAACCTATCCAAATAATTAG
- a CDS encoding Hsp20/alpha crystallin family protein, translating to MAEHDSGKSPRDPVNHLMKAMNDFFQHRPGKGFLDSMDELFTSTPFNSSFSVELNENEREYIVQAKLPGINKEQIEIDVIQQHITITVQQNQTILNENNKKEQVHRAETYKQLSRTIPLTRAINAHKVSAIYENGLLTVTIPKVKGKKIDIK from the coding sequence ATGGCAGAGCACGACTCCGGTAAAAGTCCTCGTGATCCAGTTAACCATTTGATGAAAGCGATGAATGATTTCTTTCAACACCGTCCTGGAAAAGGCTTTCTCGATAGCATGGATGAATTGTTTACATCTACGCCTTTTAATAGTAGTTTTTCAGTAGAACTGAATGAAAATGAAAGAGAATATATTGTGCAAGCAAAGTTACCCGGTATTAATAAAGAACAAATTGAGATTGATGTAATACAACAACATATTACTATTACCGTCCAGCAAAACCAAACAATATTAAATGAAAACAATAAAAAAGAACAAGTCCATCGAGCAGAAACCTATAAACAATTATCTCGGACCATACCGCTCACGAGGGCAATTAACGCCCACAAAGTATCAGCAATATATGAAAATGGCTTACTAACAGTTACTATTCCAAAAGTAAAAGGAAAAAAAATAGATATTAAATAG
- a CDS encoding YhcN/YlaJ family sporulation lipoprotein yields MNVVKPVLCIGLISVMLMGCGATKNNDNITNNNEPLGVRYTPNTNNTTSDLVNDNRNVTDNRNGVGMTNNTNQDDDRKIDIAEDVADRVTEIKEVDSAHVLVTDNNAYVAVRLNGNANNELTNNVEKKIEHKVKEVDKNVNNVYISENPDFYTRMESYRDDIRAGHPVSGFFEEFTRTVKDIFPNQSR; encoded by the coding sequence ATGAATGTCGTAAAACCGGTTCTTTGTATTGGATTGATTTCTGTCATGCTCATGGGTTGTGGAGCAACAAAAAACAATGATAATATTACAAACAATAATGAGCCACTTGGTGTCCGCTATACACCTAATACTAATAATACCACTTCAGATTTAGTCAATGATAATCGTAATGTCACTGACAACAGAAATGGCGTTGGCATGACAAACAACACAAATCAAGATGACGATAGGAAAATTGATATAGCTGAAGATGTCGCGGATCGTGTAACCGAGATTAAGGAAGTGGATAGTGCACACGTTCTTGTCACTGACAATAATGCATATGTTGCCGTTAGACTAAATGGTAATGCGAACAATGAACTGACAAACAATGTGGAAAAGAAAATTGAACACAAAGTTAAAGAAGTTGATAAAAATGTCAATAATGTATACATCTCGGAAAATCCAGATTTCTATACACGCATGGAAAGTTACCGTGATGACATCCGCGCTGGCCATCCAGTAAGTGGTTTCTTTGAAGAATTTACGAGAACTGTCAAAGACATATTCCCTAACCAAAGTCGATAA
- a CDS encoding DNA translocase FtsK codes for MSWFKKIFSNIMMDDIEVIEQRKQEKRQPEPDKIEMKTRMTYEYPKGQFRFPLIQEHKDREPIEKKINRRSIRAEQRPKIEEKDTYEQTEKPKKNTQKIKPQSKRPFKPEVIPSPIYGFKRPEKFAVDEQEEKKMESPLPNLDGRIEEQKKINHLASILGYEDFEVLDQQDSVSDDITPLTKVSETMAPDGDLGIEENMSVMDLKTDEDSSETNVEENREQEQEGGTEEVQQDEVKLESQIDELVKITEEHIDNPDRLILEHDDIDVINQNPLSDEFTTSEASANEIINHDGTCDEEEQMNQLDLKLNEDHAEANKEKVIAQEQIAATVSEELLVEEPPVQKAVEERDIEEEKPIPNDTSAQESKKASRKHIPFNVLMLKKDRQELEIRNQKNKEERKERVIPSHEEKAEYVETINQHIYQYPDIQLLEPPVLKAENSQWIAEQTALLDETLTNFNVNASVVKVSQGPSVTRFEVQPERGVKVSKIKNLTDDIKLSMAAKDIRMEAPIPGKRSIGIELPNHESRPVQISEIIGNDTFKNHESPLTAALGLDISGIPVVTDLSRMPHGLIAGATGSGKSVCINSILVSLLYKARPDELKLLLIDPKMVELTPYNDIPHLVSPVITDVKAATAALKWAVDEMERRYELFAHASVRDISRFNELVKKSGNHAELLPFIVVVIDELADLMMMAPADVEESICRIAQKARACGIHLIIATQRPSVDVITGLIKANVPARIAFSVSSQVDSRTIIDISGAEKLLGRGDMLFLDSGTSKPVRLQGTFVSDDEIDRVIAHARSQGKPNYLFEQEELLKKAQVAEEEDELFMDACDFVVEQGSASTSLLQRHFRIGYNRAARLVLMLEQRGIISEPRGSKPRDVLIDESELEQYKDSLVQ; via the coding sequence ATGAGTTGGTTTAAAAAGATTTTTTCAAACATAATGATGGATGATATAGAAGTAATTGAACAAAGAAAACAGGAAAAACGGCAACCAGAGCCTGATAAAATTGAAATGAAGACACGGATGACATATGAATATCCGAAAGGACAATTTCGGTTTCCACTTATTCAGGAACATAAAGACCGAGAACCTATTGAAAAGAAGATAAACAGACGATCAATAAGAGCAGAGCAACGACCGAAAATAGAGGAAAAAGATACATATGAACAGACTGAAAAGCCAAAGAAAAATACTCAGAAAATTAAACCGCAGTCGAAACGCCCATTTAAGCCAGAAGTTATTCCATCTCCTATTTATGGGTTTAAACGGCCTGAGAAATTTGCAGTTGACGAACAGGAAGAAAAAAAGATGGAATCACCATTACCTAACCTTGACGGAAGAATTGAGGAACAGAAAAAAATTAATCATCTAGCATCCATTTTGGGGTATGAAGACTTTGAGGTATTAGATCAACAAGATTCCGTTTCAGATGATATAACTCCTTTGACAAAGGTTAGTGAAACAATGGCCCCCGATGGTGATCTTGGTATAGAAGAAAATATGAGTGTAATGGATCTTAAGACGGATGAGGATAGTTCTGAAACGAATGTGGAGGAAAATAGGGAACAAGAACAGGAAGGTGGTACAGAGGAAGTACAGCAGGACGAAGTAAAATTAGAATCACAAATAGATGAACTGGTTAAGATAACTGAAGAGCATATAGATAATCCGGATCGTCTGATATTAGAACATGATGATATAGATGTAATAAATCAAAATCCTTTATCAGATGAATTTACCACGTCAGAAGCAAGTGCAAATGAAATAATCAACCATGATGGAACATGTGATGAAGAAGAACAAATGAATCAATTAGATTTAAAGTTAAATGAGGACCATGCTGAAGCAAATAAGGAAAAAGTCATAGCGCAAGAGCAGATTGCTGCTACAGTGAGCGAAGAGTTGCTGGTCGAAGAACCACCTGTTCAAAAAGCGGTTGAAGAAAGGGATATAGAAGAGGAGAAACCTATACCCAATGACACTTCTGCACAAGAAAGCAAGAAAGCTTCGCGGAAGCATATTCCTTTTAATGTATTAATGTTAAAAAAAGATCGTCAAGAGCTCGAAATACGAAATCAGAAGAATAAAGAGGAACGAAAAGAACGAGTAATACCATCCCATGAAGAAAAAGCGGAATACGTAGAGACAATAAATCAACATATATATCAATATCCGGATATTCAATTGCTTGAGCCTCCAGTATTGAAGGCGGAAAATAGCCAGTGGATTGCAGAACAAACAGCCTTACTTGATGAAACATTGACGAATTTCAATGTGAATGCGAGTGTGGTTAAAGTGAGCCAGGGTCCATCTGTTACAAGGTTTGAAGTGCAGCCGGAGCGTGGGGTAAAAGTAAGTAAAATAAAAAACCTAACCGATGATATTAAATTAAGTATGGCTGCTAAAGATATTCGGATGGAGGCACCGATTCCAGGTAAACGTTCAATTGGAATTGAGCTACCTAATCATGAAAGTAGACCCGTTCAAATCAGTGAAATAATTGGGAATGATACGTTCAAAAACCATGAATCTCCGTTGACAGCGGCACTTGGACTCGATATATCGGGGATACCTGTTGTAACAGATTTGAGTAGAATGCCCCATGGATTAATTGCTGGTGCGACGGGCTCAGGTAAAAGTGTATGTATCAACTCCATTCTTGTGAGCTTGTTATATAAAGCACGGCCGGATGAGCTGAAACTTCTACTAATTGATCCGAAAATGGTTGAGCTTACACCTTATAATGATATACCGCACCTCGTAAGTCCAGTTATCACTGATGTCAAAGCAGCAACAGCCGCTTTGAAATGGGCTGTAGACGAGATGGAGAGAAGATATGAATTATTTGCGCACGCAAGTGTTCGTGATATTAGTCGATTTAATGAACTAGTTAAGAAAAGCGGAAACCATGCAGAACTGCTTCCATTTATTGTAGTAGTCATTGATGAGTTGGCAGATCTAATGATGATGGCCCCAGCAGATGTAGAGGAATCAATTTGTCGAATCGCTCAAAAGGCAAGAGCATGTGGTATTCATTTAATCATTGCGACGCAAAGACCATCTGTTGATGTCATTACAGGCTTGATCAAAGCGAATGTACCAGCTCGAATTGCATTTTCTGTCTCTTCTCAAGTGGATTCCCGTACGATCATTGATATAAGTGGAGCAGAAAAGCTACTTGGTCGTGGCGATATGTTATTTTTGGATAGTGGAACTTCTAAACCTGTGCGTCTGCAAGGTACATTTGTGTCAGATGATGAAATTGATCGTGTCATTGCACATGCACGTAGTCAAGGAAAACCAAATTATTTATTCGAACAGGAAGAATTGTTAAAAAAAGCTCAGGTTGCAGAAGAAGAAGATGAGTTATTTATGGATGCTTGCGATTTTGTTGTGGAACAAGGATCAGCTTCAACCTCCTTATTGCAAAGACATTTCCGTATTGGATATAATCGTGCTGCAAGATTAGTTCTTATGTTAGAGCAGCGTGGAATCATTTCAGAACCCAGAGGAAGTAAACCAAGAGATGTGCTAATTGATGAGTCTGAACTCGAACAGTATAAAGATTCTCTAGTACAATGA
- the murC gene encoding UDP-N-acetylmuramate--L-alanine ligase, with the protein MTVYHFVGIKGSGMSALAQILHDMGYKVQGSDVSKYFFTQQALEDSNIRILPFQKDNIKQGMIVIAGNAFPDTHEEIEEAIKQEIPVVRYHSFLGDFMNKFTSIAVTGSHGKTSTTGLLSHVMEGAKPTSFLIGDGTGKGEKDAEFFVFEACEYRRHFLSYYPDYAIMTNIDFDHPDYFANVDDVFGAFQQMAMQVKKAIVAYGDDEQLQKIHADVPVLFYGFNEGNDFQARNIEKATTGTTFDVYVRNNFYDTFEIPTYGDHNILNALSVIAICHYEEIGSAVIQAQLKTFAGVKRRFTEKKIGSQILVDDYAHHPVEIQATISAARQKYPNKPIIAVFQPHTFTRTQTFLQEFGESLGEADKVYLCEIFGSARENHGKLTIEDLQEKIDGAEILHEENTTPLLDLHDSVLIFMGAGDIQKFQSAYENILQQQLKKAQ; encoded by the coding sequence ATGACTGTGTACCATTTCGTAGGTATAAAAGGCTCAGGAATGAGCGCACTTGCACAAATTCTTCACGATATGGGATATAAAGTGCAGGGTTCTGATGTGAGTAAGTATTTTTTCACCCAACAGGCCCTAGAAGATTCGAATATAAGGATTTTGCCTTTTCAAAAAGATAATATTAAACAAGGGATGATTGTTATTGCAGGAAATGCTTTCCCTGACACACATGAAGAAATCGAGGAAGCGATAAAGCAAGAAATCCCGGTCGTGAGGTATCACTCGTTTTTAGGTGACTTCATGAATAAGTTTACTAGTATCGCCGTAACAGGATCCCATGGGAAAACATCGACAACAGGCCTGCTGTCACATGTAATGGAGGGGGCAAAGCCAACTTCGTTCTTAATTGGTGATGGGACAGGGAAAGGGGAAAAAGACGCGGAATTTTTTGTGTTCGAAGCATGTGAATATCGTCGTCATTTCCTTTCTTATTACCCAGATTATGCAATTATGACAAACATCGATTTCGATCATCCTGATTATTTTGCAAATGTAGATGATGTTTTTGGTGCATTTCAGCAAATGGCTATGCAGGTAAAAAAAGCAATCGTTGCTTATGGAGATGACGAACAGCTACAAAAAATTCATGCGGATGTTCCTGTTTTATTTTATGGTTTTAATGAAGGAAACGACTTCCAAGCCCGTAATATTGAGAAAGCTACGACTGGGACGACATTTGATGTATATGTTAGGAACAACTTTTACGATACATTTGAAATCCCGACATATGGGGACCACAATATTTTAAATGCATTATCGGTTATTGCAATTTGTCATTATGAAGAGATCGGCTCTGCCGTGATTCAAGCCCAGTTAAAAACATTTGCCGGAGTGAAGCGTCGTTTTACCGAAAAGAAAATTGGATCACAAATTTTAGTGGATGATTACGCTCACCATCCAGTTGAAATTCAAGCTACGATAAGTGCGGCAAGACAAAAGTATCCTAATAAACCAATTATTGCTGTTTTTCAACCACATACCTTTACAAGAACTCAAACCTTCCTTCAAGAATTTGGAGAAAGTCTTGGAGAAGCAGATAAAGTATATTTATGTGAAATATTTGGATCTGCGCGTGAAAATCATGGCAAACTGACAATAGAAGATTTACAAGAAAAAATTGATGGTGCAGAAATTCTACATGAGGAGAATACAACTCCACTTTTGGATTTGCATGATTCAGTCCTTATATTTATGGGAGCGGGGGATATTCAAAAATTCCAATCGGCTTATGAAAACATATTACAACAACAACTAAAAAAGGCTCAATAG
- a CDS encoding DUF948 domain-containing protein produces the protein MIIILYLSIALIAIAIFILVIALMKTLKATTETLKSVSNTLDGFESQLQGVTTETSLLLHKTNALAEDIQGKVEKLDTVVLAVQDVGKTIQGLNNSLQNVTTSVSSSMVRNEDKVAQIVQWATVVKELKDKWFSDKQHSEKSKPINTDVTIHSLRRERG, from the coding sequence GTGATTATTATTCTTTATTTAAGCATTGCGCTTATTGCAATTGCTATTTTTATTCTTGTCATTGCTTTGATGAAAACTTTAAAAGCTACTACGGAAACATTGAAAAGTGTTTCGAATACGCTTGACGGATTTGAATCGCAATTACAAGGAGTAACGACAGAGACATCACTGCTTTTGCATAAAACAAATGCCCTTGCAGAAGATATTCAAGGTAAAGTAGAAAAACTTGATACTGTTGTTCTTGCAGTGCAGGATGTCGGAAAGACTATACAAGGATTGAATAACTCGCTACAAAACGTAACAACTTCTGTTTCTTCCAGTATGGTTAGAAATGAAGATAAGGTTGCTCAAATTGTTCAGTGGGCAACAGTTGTAAAAGAATTGAAAGATAAGTGGTTTAGCGATAAGCAACATAGTGAGAAAAGCAAACCAATTAATACAGACGTTACTATCCATTCATTAAGACGTGAAAGAGGATAA
- a CDS encoding YtxH domain-containing protein, with translation MSNNNNNNSGNFLSGVLLGSLVGAATALLMAPKSGKELRNDINDQVVALKERSDDWTETVKEKGSELTSTAIEKTDQIRQVAINKGSQLAESVKEKADQFRESAKETTENVADTTKEKADEWKETVNESVDIATAQTQEKANEVQATVKKADEVTK, from the coding sequence ATGAGTAATAATAACAATAATAATTCAGGGAATTTTTTATCAGGTGTATTATTAGGAAGCCTTGTCGGTGCTGCTACGGCATTATTGATGGCTCCTAAGTCAGGTAAGGAGCTTCGTAATGATATCAACGACCAAGTAGTAGCATTGAAAGAAAGATCAGATGACTGGACTGAAACTGTCAAGGAAAAAGGTTCGGAACTTACCTCAACTGCAATTGAAAAAACGGATCAAATTCGTCAGGTTGCCATCAATAAAGGTAGTCAACTTGCTGAATCTGTCAAAGAAAAGGCTGATCAGTTCCGTGAATCGGCGAAGGAAACTACTGAAAATGTAGCAGATACAACAAAAGAAAAAGCAGATGAATGGAAAGAAACTGTTAATGAATCAGTAGATATCGCGACAGCTCAGACGCAAGAAAAAGCGAATGAGGTACAAGCAACGGTTAAAAAGGCTGATGAAGTAACGAAATAA
- a CDS encoding cell division protein FtsA, with protein sequence MKNRKIFALDIGTRSVVGIVLEVIQDEFHVLDLIVKEHQERAMLDGQIHDITAVADVIINIKEQLEQIHGPLKKVCVAAAGRSLKTEKANSIIPITGKPILSKEDILYFELTAVQNAQMAAVEKQSADDIHSYYCVGYSVLHYYLDGEIIGNLIDQQGKEAAVEIIATFLPRIVVDSLMKTLQRAGLELEALTLEPIAAIDVLVPPSIRRLNVALVDVGAGTSDIAITDAGTVVAYGMVPIAGDEITEAISDKLLLDFPEAERVKRELSTKDLIVANDILGFENKFSKNDIVTEIDSSIERLATAIYKEITALNNHQSPRAVMLVGGGSMTPELPSRLAKKLELPNNRVAIRGADAIQSLKMAASIPDGPEYITPIGIAISATNAPIHYVSATVNEQTVRMFEAKELTVGDCILASGISIGKLYGKPGLAKMLHINEQMITIPGSYGEPPIIKKNGQICSIEDSIINGDVINVQKGEDGQESITKIADLLKMSPSISVTVNNVMYDVVPTILRNNQQSTINDFVQDRDRINVHVPHSIEDLLQSLQLHELLQKIKPFRLVLNNKEVHIPSFSANISMNGKRALPTDTLLHDANITIQQTIKPTVTNLLNLKEQQIEKSITVTFNGAEIVLEKARIELNRDNTVLTNQDLLFPDDELKWSTQEVSPFIFQDVFKYVEVEKPENATGNFQLLINTEEAVFYTPIRHGDQLELLWTLTTDAK encoded by the coding sequence TTGAAAAACAGAAAAATATTCGCACTCGACATCGGTACTCGTTCCGTTGTTGGCATCGTTCTTGAGGTCATACAGGATGAGTTTCATGTTCTTGATTTAATCGTGAAGGAACATCAAGAACGAGCGATGTTAGACGGGCAAATTCATGATATAACAGCTGTTGCTGATGTAATTATCAATATTAAAGAACAACTGGAACAAATACATGGACCGCTGAAAAAAGTATGTGTAGCAGCTGCTGGTCGTTCTTTAAAGACCGAAAAAGCAAATTCCATCATTCCCATCACTGGAAAACCAATACTTTCCAAAGAAGATATCCTCTATTTTGAACTCACTGCTGTTCAAAATGCGCAGATGGCAGCAGTTGAAAAACAATCAGCTGATGATATTCACTCTTATTATTGTGTGGGCTATTCTGTTCTTCATTACTATTTAGACGGAGAGATAATAGGAAATTTAATTGACCAACAAGGGAAAGAAGCTGCAGTGGAAATAATCGCTACCTTCTTACCACGAATAGTTGTTGATTCATTGATGAAGACTCTGCAACGTGCTGGGCTGGAACTAGAGGCGCTCACACTTGAACCGATTGCAGCAATCGATGTTCTTGTCCCTCCTTCTATTAGAAGGCTAAATGTAGCACTTGTAGACGTTGGAGCTGGGACATCAGATATCGCTATTACCGATGCTGGAACAGTTGTCGCTTATGGGATGGTACCTATTGCCGGAGATGAAATTACTGAAGCGATAAGTGATAAATTACTACTAGACTTTCCAGAAGCGGAGCGGGTAAAACGTGAACTATCGACAAAAGATTTAATAGTTGCCAATGATATTCTAGGTTTCGAAAATAAATTCTCCAAAAATGACATCGTAACAGAGATTGATTCATCGATCGAACGGCTTGCTACAGCTATCTACAAGGAGATTACGGCTTTAAACAACCATCAATCTCCTCGCGCTGTTATGCTTGTTGGTGGAGGTAGTATGACCCCTGAGCTGCCTAGTCGATTAGCGAAAAAGCTTGAGCTTCCGAATAATCGAGTTGCAATTAGAGGTGCGGATGCTATTCAAAGTTTAAAGATGGCGGCAAGTATTCCGGATGGACCAGAATATATTACACCAATTGGAATCGCAATTTCTGCAACCAATGCTCCAATTCACTACGTCTCAGCAACAGTAAATGAGCAAACTGTGCGCATGTTTGAAGCGAAGGAATTGACTGTTGGTGATTGCATTCTTGCTTCTGGGATATCGATTGGAAAATTGTATGGTAAACCAGGACTGGCTAAAATGCTTCATATAAATGAACAAATGATTACAATACCAGGAAGTTATGGGGAGCCACCTATAATCAAAAAAAATGGGCAAATCTGCAGTATTGAAGATTCGATTATTAATGGCGATGTAATAAACGTTCAAAAAGGGGAAGATGGGCAAGAATCCATTACGAAGATTGCTGATCTACTTAAAATGTCTCCATCCATATCAGTCACAGTTAATAATGTAATGTATGATGTCGTTCCGACTATTCTTAGAAATAATCAACAATCTACAATTAATGACTTTGTTCAAGATCGGGATAGAATAAATGTTCATGTACCTCATTCGATTGAAGATCTTCTACAATCACTTCAATTACATGAACTTCTTCAAAAGATTAAACCATTTCGACTTGTTCTCAATAATAAAGAAGTACATATCCCAAGCTTTTCTGCCAATATTAGTATGAATGGTAAACGAGCACTACCGACTGATACTTTATTACATGATGCAAACATTACCATTCAACAAACAATCAAACCAACAGTCACAAATTTATTAAATTTGAAAGAACAACAAATTGAGAAATCAATAACAGTGACATTTAATGGTGCTGAGATCGTTTTGGAAAAAGCTAGAATCGAGCTCAACCGCGACAATACTGTTTTAACGAATCAGGATCTTTTATTTCCAGATGACGAATTAAAATGGAGTACACAAGAAGTATCTCCATTTATATTCCAAGATGTATTTAAATATGTGGAAGTAGAAAAACCAGAAAATGCGACAGGGAATTTCCAATTGCTAATCAATACCGAAGAAGCGGTCTTTTACACACCTATTCGTCATGGGGACCAGCTTGAATTACTGTGGACACTCACCACTGACGCAAAATAA